One stretch of Desulfobacterales bacterium DNA includes these proteins:
- a CDS encoding L,D-transpeptidase family protein → MSSGTGAGYALIVDKKAQRLHLYGYNGQSYQQLEQFDCSTGKNPGPKIQSGDRKTPEGIYFFTERFNKKYLTPIYGTRAFPMDYPNSFDRFSKRRGYAIWMHGTNKALRPYNTNGCIALRNQDIDHLDRYIALKSTPVIIVDALEYLPAGSNDATKRAVIDFISRWNNALSACDLNTYLACYRSEDDDRMSWWEKWLESRKSSYGLSQMKTGMNQVSIFAYKQTFVVVFEQNLKCVGVTFPVGRKKMFLMQKTGGFEIVGEEYLSLVDDFPVPETGMPLITACRYLMERCNQGPMP, encoded by the coding sequence ATGAGCTCAGGAACAGGGGCGGGATATGCGCTGATTGTGGACAAAAAAGCTCAGCGGCTGCATCTTTACGGATACAATGGCCAGTCATATCAACAGCTGGAACAGTTTGACTGCTCAACAGGTAAAAATCCGGGTCCGAAAATTCAATCCGGAGATCGCAAGACCCCCGAGGGGATATATTTTTTTACGGAGCGATTCAATAAAAAATATCTGACTCCGATATATGGAACCAGAGCCTTTCCGATGGATTACCCCAACTCGTTTGACCGGTTTTCGAAACGAAGGGGCTATGCCATTTGGATGCACGGAACAAACAAAGCGTTACGGCCATACAATACCAATGGCTGCATCGCCTTGAGAAATCAGGATATCGACCATCTGGATCGTTACATTGCGCTAAAATCCACACCCGTTATCATTGTTGACGCTCTTGAGTATCTGCCGGCTGGATCGAATGATGCCACCAAACGCGCTGTGATCGATTTTATTTCCCGATGGAATAATGCCCTTTCGGCGTGTGACCTGAATACGTATCTGGCATGTTACCGTTCTGAGGATGACGACCGGATGTCATGGTGGGAAAAGTGGCTGGAGAGCAGGAAATCATCATACGGGTTGAGCCAGATGAAAACCGGGATGAATCAGGTGTCCATTTTTGCATACAAGCAGACCTTTGTCGTTGTATTTGAACAGAATCTTAAATGTGTTGGTGTAACGTTTCCGGTGGGCCGAAAAAAAATGTTTTTAATGCAGAAAACCGGGGGCTTTGAAATTGTCGGGGAGGAATACCTTTCCCTGGTAGATGATTTTCCGGTGCCTGAAACCGGTATGCCCTTGATAACGGCATGCCGTTATCTGATGGAAAGATGCAACCAGGGGCCCATGCCCTGA
- a CDS encoding endonuclease/exonuclease/phosphatase family protein translates to MTFLTCGNTCKDFISVLTLNLRFGLADDGSNSWTWRKRIFPILLKRYPADFIGFQEANDFQTDFLNDILDEYHFIGQRVPAPSFWQNNIIFYRNPWKCIHYDHFYLSATPTVPSRSPESLWARQCTIGVFQYDDRRLLCINTHLDFSSSVQTHSAQMIMNRLSQLPSELPAILFGDFNASPFCPCYRVFTDKRNPPFLDHRYLFKNVFSSPFPGTHHGFKGDVNGNHIDWILYRGCLRPIEYGVIHDAIDGRYPSDHFPLFAGFSWRSP, encoded by the coding sequence ATGACATTTTTAACCTGTGGGAACACCTGCAAAGACTTTATTTCCGTTCTGACATTGAATCTTCGCTTCGGCCTGGCCGATGACGGTTCGAACAGCTGGACATGGCGCAAAAGAATTTTCCCGATTTTGTTAAAACGGTATCCGGCCGATTTCATCGGTTTTCAGGAAGCCAATGATTTTCAGACAGATTTTCTCAATGATATTCTGGACGAATACCATTTCATCGGCCAACGCGTACCGGCGCCTTCCTTCTGGCAAAACAACATTATCTTCTACCGCAACCCATGGAAATGTATTCATTATGATCACTTTTACTTAAGCGCAACTCCCACGGTGCCGAGCCGGTCCCCTGAAAGCCTCTGGGCAAGGCAATGTACCATAGGCGTATTTCAATATGACGACCGCAGGCTCTTATGCATCAATACTCATTTAGATTTCAGCAGTTCTGTGCAGACTCACAGCGCACAGATGATCATGAACCGTTTATCACAACTGCCTTCCGAACTGCCGGCCATTTTATTCGGCGACTTTAACGCATCTCCGTTCTGCCCGTGCTACAGGGTTTTTACCGACAAACGAAACCCACCGTTTCTGGATCACCGGTATTTATTCAAAAATGTCTTCAGTAGCCCATTTCCCGGAACGCATCATGGATTTAAAGGAGACGTAAACGGCAATCACATCGATTGGATCCTGTACCGCGGCTGTTTGCGGCCGATTGAATATGGAGTGATTCATGACGCCATCGACGGCAGGTATCCTTCGGATCATTTCCCCCTGTTTGCCGGATTCAGCTGGCGTTCTCCTTAG